The DNA window CACAGTTACTTTCGCCACAATTTTCTCTCTGATTTCTTCGTTTACTATCACCCCCATGTTGGCTTCTATCATCATTCCGGACAAAGCTAAGACCAATAAATTCGGGTTGAGATTCGACCGTATCTTCGATCGTTTTTCGGATTATTACCTGCGGTTTATGCGCTTTGTATTGCGCAACAAAGGCACCAGCATTGGTATCTTGGTGGTTTCTGTATTGATGCTTTTTGCCAGCTTCTTATTGGTTCCGGGATTAGGATTTGAACTAATGCCGGCAATGGACCAGGGCAATGTGACTGTTAGCGTTGAACTTCCAGAAGGAGTTAGCCTAGATGAGACTGCGAAAGTTGTTGAGGAAGTTAACCAACGTGTATCCAAGCACAATGAAGTTGAACACGTTGTAAGCAACATCGGCTCTCAAGGCTTCATAAATACAGCTAGTAATGTTGCCAGCACAGACGTTAAATTGGTTGATGCAGACGACCGATCTTTGACTACGTTGGATATGGTTGGCGTTATCACCAAAGATTTGGCAGATATCCCCAATGCCATTATTAAGGTTAGTGATCAGAGTAATGTAGGCATGGGTGGTTCTGGTATTAGCTTTTTCATTCAAGGACAAGATCAAGATGTGCTTGAACAGCTTAAAATTGACGTTATGGATCAGATTCGAGACATACCCGGACTCCTGAATGTTGATAGCAGCTCCAGACCTGGCACCACCGAACTTACACTCTACCCCAAACGCGAAAAGCTGGCAGAAATCGGTGCTACGGTCTACGATTTAGCCATCGCCCTCAGAACCAGCATCGAAGGCATGGTAAATACATATTATCGTGAAAGCGGAAATCAATACGATATCAGGCTAACCATGCCCGATGAAGACGTAAACCATCCCGATAAGATTATGAACATGAGCATGGTAGTAAACGGCCAAAGCTATTTGCTATCCCAATTAGTAGATATCAGCTTTGCAGCCGGAGTATATCAGCTTATCCACGTAGATCGTTACAAATCAATCGAGATAACCGGTAACGCCGCCAAAGGATTCTCAACCGGTCAATTGAACGGCGAAATTACAAAAAGATTGAATAACCTACAACTTCCCAACGGTTACAGAATTAGGTGGGGCCAGGAAGCTGAAATGTTAAATGAAACTATGGTGGATATGATCAGAACTTTTCTAATTGCAGTATTGCTAACTTATATGCTGCTTGCTGCTATTCTGGAAAGCTTCACACAACCACTTATAATATTGGCTACCATACCTTTGGCCATTATTGGAGTTATATTAGCACTCTTTTTCTCCGGAGTGGGAATCAATATCTTCTCGATGCTGGCAATCATAATGTTGGTTGGCATTGTGGTAAATAACGCTATATTAATATTAGACTATGTAAATGTGAAGCGCAAAGAAGGTATGTGTTCTCACGATGCATTGTTAGAAGCCGGAAAGATGAAACTAAAACCAATTATTATGAGTACACTATCTATAGTTATCGGAATGCTACCGATGGCATTGGGTGTGGGCTCAGCGGGTAAAGAATTTCGTATGTCTATGGGTATTGTATCCATTGGCGGATTAGTTGTTTCTACCCTCCTAACCTTAATTGTAATTCCGGCATTTTATTATTTGAGCACTCACAATGAAGTAAATAAGGAGATATGTAATGAACAGAATCGTTAAGCTCGTAAGCATGGCTCTTGTAGCCATCATTCTCACCGTTGGAGTGGCAGGTTGTTTTGGAAACTTTGCCGCAACCCGCAAAGTGTATGAATTCAATGAAAGTTTCGGTAACAAATGGATGAACCAAATCATGTTTTGGGTACTTTCTTTTGTCCCAGTGTATAATGTGGCAGCTTTTGCAGATGTCGTTTTATTTAACACAATCGAGTTTTGGACTGGCAGCAACCCAATCGCCATGGGACCCAATGAAGAGGTAATTAAATATGCCAATCAAGATGGTAAAAACCTCAGGATTACAATACGTCAAAACGAAATTAGAGTAGAAGATGTCGACAATCCCGCAGAAGAGCTTGAACTCAGCTACAAACCCCTAGAAAGAAGCTGGTACTATCATAGCGATAGTGGTATGGTTAAGATTGCCACTCTTTCCGATAATCAAGCCGATTTCTTTGCTCCTTCAGGTAAGACATACACCTTGAACCAAGCCAAATAAAGAAGGTTTTCATGATTGATAGAGAAAAACTCGAAGCAGTATTAGATAAAGTTCGCCCCGCAATTCAAGCTGATGGTGGTGATGTTGAACTTATCAATATAAGGGAAGATAACGTGGTAGAAGTCCGTCTCAAAGGCGCTTGCAATGGCTGTCCCATGGCCACTCTTACCCTAAAAGCAGGAATTGAACGTATTGTGAAAGAAGAAATTCCAGAAGTAATGGAAGTAATCTCGGTATAATAATCAATATATTCTGCCCCCTCTTTTTTCGAGGGGGCATTTTTATTTATTCATCCATTAGCAAGTTGTGGGCATTATAGGTGAAGGATGCAATCCTGAATCAATAGCCATACCCATTGTATTAAGGTAAAATTCTGATAGCAGACTCTTAACAAACATCATGAGCCTTGTGCAACAGTATTAATTTGCAATAGACTACATCTCATTGAGGGCAGATTGTATTTGCGAGCGCAATGTTTCGGCAAGAGCATGTTTATCGTTGTAGATGTGATCTTGAGGCAAAATTGGATCCAGTACTTTGAGCTTTAGTACAGTTGGATGGATTTTTTTATCTATCTCGTAAACACGCCAACTTCCCTTAATTGCCACGGGGACAATTGTGGCTTTTGCTATTACCGCCAGCTTAAAGCTACCCAAATGAAAGCGTCCCATCTCGTCACCTCTGCTTCGCGTTCCTTCTGGAAAAATAACCAAAGGATGACCTTGCTCAATAACGGCTGCACTTTTTGTGAACGATGCCATCGCATTTCGAGCCGACGCTCGATCTATAAAAACGCAGGGAATTTCGTGCATCCACCATGACAACACGGGAATCTTGAAGAGTTCTTGTTTAGCTATAAATCCCGTGGGACGTCCGATAAAGCCCAGCACCAAGGGAATATCGAACATCCCTTGATGATTGGCTACAAAACAAATCTGTTTGTGCCCTGGTAGCTTGTCCAAATCGAAAGTCTCAACTTGGGAGCCGGTACTAAGTACTGTTGTTCTCCCCCAAAATCTCACACAAGCATTTACCACTTTCCGATACGCCGTTTTAGGCAACAGTATCTTACAAACAATCAGTAAAAAGTAGCCTAATAAACATAGGAACATAAAGAAGATAAACCAAATTTTCCAAAGCAACGATTTCATAATATCTCCTTTAGTAACTTAAGGTTACCCATTCTTCATATATATCTTTAAGCGATGTTACCCAACCGCCGCTGCGTAAAGCACTGCGAATAGTTTTATAATACAAAGCGCCCCATCCGGGATAATCCACAGGATCAAATGAAGTGTTATGCCAAAGCAGTGACAAATGCGATTGATACTGGCCTGCCACCGATATCAGGCGTTTAAGTGTAAGCCAAGCTTCTCGGCGGCTTAAGCTCATGGCTTTGTGTGAGTACAAGGTTGTGTCCATTACGATAAGGGGGATTTCCAATACACGAAACGGTCTATTTTCAGCTAAGTTAAATGGATAGAATGGAAAAGAGATACCCGCTCTAAATCCAATGTTTTCCCAATATCCCAAAGTACTATCGTACTTAATACCTGCTGCTTCCAAAGTTGCAAAACTCTTCTGATAATCAAAATGCAGATAGTGAGTTCTAAATCCGGATACAATGAAACCCAATGCCTCTAGGCGTTCCATTTCAGTTTTAAGCACATCAAGATCAAAGGCAGATTCCGGCGAACCATGCAACCCAACATCTTCCTGCCCCAATAAATCTATTATCTCTTCGCGGATAGCCATATCTGTAATATAATTCTGGCGCTTATCTTCGAATTGGTCGCTTGCTAATAGAAACCAAGTAGATCGAACATTCATATCGGTTTCTTTATGCAAGATGCTTTGCAGCTTTTTGAAATGGTTATAGGCAAATCTTTTATGCAGATAGTGTCCCAGAAGTTTATAGGCTGCATTAACAGGACGTTTATACATGGTTTGCAGATTATACTTAAAAGTATCAGAAACTGTATCGGGCTCCCAATACCGCCAATAATCGATATCGTGAGAAAGGCTTAACACAAATTTGCGGTCTTCTTGCCAGTTGATATCTCTAATGAATTCTGGTAATACCTGTTGAATAGCATAGAGTAAAGCATTACAATAGATATCTACCACCGGCGTTTCGGTAAAATCCCATCGGTATTGCAGACTTTCCTTAAAATCTACTCTCCCCTTGGGTAAGCCAAGATTGCTAAAAATATACTCATGCCAACAGGTAAGAAAGTAGAACCCGCTGGCCACAATGTCCTTACGCAAAATACATATATCTTGCGAAAAGGAAAATATCGCACCGCCCATAGAAAACAAAAATGGCAAATGGATATTCTTGAATCTGCAGAAATTCACTCGATCAAGCGGATACAGCTCTCGTTTTTCGAAGAAATCTGCAGTTTCTGGATCGAAATGGATCTGGACCGGATAGTCTCTTTGAGTGCGAGGTCCATAATATAGATGTG is part of the Candidatus Cloacimonadota bacterium genome and encodes:
- a CDS encoding NifU family protein, with amino-acid sequence MIDREKLEAVLDKVRPAIQADGGDVELINIREDNVVEVRLKGACNGCPMATLTLKAGIERIVKEEIPEVMEVISV
- a CDS encoding 1-acyl-sn-glycerol-3-phosphate acyltransferase, which translates into the protein MKSLLWKIWFIFFMFLCLLGYFLLIVCKILLPKTAYRKVVNACVRFWGRTTVLSTGSQVETFDLDKLPGHKQICFVANHQGMFDIPLVLGFIGRPTGFIAKQELFKIPVLSWWMHEIPCVFIDRASARNAMASFTKSAAVIEQGHPLVIFPEGTRSRGDEMGRFHLGSFKLAVIAKATIVPVAIKGSWRVYEIDKKIHPTVLKLKVLDPILPQDHIYNDKHALAETLRSQIQSALNEM
- a CDS encoding DUF3332 domain-containing protein, whose amino-acid sequence is MNRIVKLVSMALVAIILTVGVAGCFGNFAATRKVYEFNESFGNKWMNQIMFWVLSFVPVYNVAAFADVVLFNTIEFWTGSNPIAMGPNEEVIKYANQDGKNLRITIRQNEIRVEDVDNPAEELELSYKPLERSWYYHSDSGMVKIATLSDNQADFFAPSGKTYTLNQAK
- a CDS encoding efflux RND transporter permease subunit, which encodes MFLAKISIDRPVMVTMAILVFVVFGAMAYMEMPLNLMPDVELPYVSIMTVYSGAGPREVETQVTAKLEEVAATVPQIDYIQSYSIENVSIILVAFEQGKDINVGNSEVKDKVDGVLNDLPDGVDRPSVQKFDFSAFPFMDLVLSGDMDSRELYELADGQLKERLSQIEGVAQVSINGGAKREIGIEVPNRVVFQNSISPTLLNQILAAHNMDMPAGTFISGNQQYSVRLKGEFSSVQDIANLDIPTMSGPKKLGSLANVIDGQEKVTQKATYFNVKNQVADNNIIRLSITKSSDGNVVNIAEQVRKELPALQSELPPNTLLNVIRDDSEFTRSTVADTLNTIWMGILLTGLILLLFLHDLRSTIIVALSMPISIISTFIFLQAAGFTLNMLTLTGFSTAVGILVTNSVVVIENIFRHKEMGNGRKEASFKGTAEITIAVLASTLTNIVVFLPMASMKSMVGGFLKEFALTVTFATIFSLISSFTITPMLASIIIPDKAKTNKFGLRFDRIFDRFSDYYLRFMRFVLRNKGTSIGILVVSVLMLFASFLLVPGLGFELMPAMDQGNVTVSVELPEGVSLDETAKVVEEVNQRVSKHNEVEHVVSNIGSQGFINTASNVASTDVKLVDADDRSLTTLDMVGVITKDLADIPNAIIKVSDQSNVGMGGSGISFFIQGQDQDVLEQLKIDVMDQIRDIPGLLNVDSSSRPGTTELTLYPKREKLAEIGATVYDLAIALRTSIEGMVNTYYRESGNQYDIRLTMPDEDVNHPDKIMNMSMVVNGQSYLLSQLVDISFAAGVYQLIHVDRYKSIEITGNAAKGFSTGQLNGEITKRLNNLQLPNGYRIRWGQEAEMLNETMVDMIRTFLIAVLLTYMLLAAILESFTQPLIILATIPLAIIGVILALFFSGVGINIFSMLAIIMLVGIVVNNAILILDYVNVKRKEGMCSHDALLEAGKMKLKPIIMSTLSIVIGMLPMALGVGSAGKEFRMSMGIVSIGGLVVSTLLTLIVIPAFYYLSTHNEVNKEICNEQNR
- a CDS encoding polysaccharide deacetylase family protein; this encodes MERYPNINILLNLPEQYIPKAEFVLRTYCYILRLNPKFIYGTHFEATHLYYGPRTQRDYPVQIHFDPETADFFEKRELYPLDRVNFCRFKNIHLPFLFSMGGAIFSFSQDICILRKDIVASGFYFLTCWHEYIFSNLGLPKGRVDFKESLQYRWDFTETPVVDIYCNALLYAIQQVLPEFIRDINWQEDRKFVLSLSHDIDYWRYWEPDTVSDTFKYNLQTMYKRPVNAAYKLLGHYLHKRFAYNHFKKLQSILHKETDMNVRSTWFLLASDQFEDKRQNYITDMAIREEIIDLLGQEDVGLHGSPESAFDLDVLKTEMERLEALGFIVSGFRTHYLHFDYQKSFATLEAAGIKYDSTLGYWENIGFRAGISFPFYPFNLAENRPFRVLEIPLIVMDTTLYSHKAMSLSRREAWLTLKRLISVAGQYQSHLSLLWHNTSFDPVDYPGWGALYYKTIRSALRSGGWVTSLKDIYEEWVTLSY